A window of Marinobacter salarius contains these coding sequences:
- a CDS encoding O-succinylhomoserine sulfhydrylase: MTYSREEHVLIPESDLEGMAVDTLAVRAGQIRTGQLEHSDAIFPTSSFVYGSAAQAAARFGGEEPGNIYSRFTNPTVQAFESRIAAMEGGERAVATSSGMAAILATCMALLKAGDHVICSRGVFGTTNVLFQKYLAKFGVDTTFVGLTDMSQWQAAVRPETRMLFIETPTNPLCEVADMEALSGLARANDALFVVDNCFCTPVLQRPFEHGADIIIHSATKYLDGQGRCVGGVVVGPNKLMEEVYGFLRSAGPTMSPFNAWVFLKGLETLPIRMRAHCDNALELATWLEGQGAVDQVFYAGLPDHPQHELAKRQQSGFGGVLAFTVKGGREQAWAFIDATRMISITANLGDVKTTITHPATTTHGRLSPEDKQQAGITENLVRISVGIEAIEDLKTDLQRGFEALENYRQGTV, encoded by the coding sequence CGATTTTCCCAACGTCGAGTTTCGTCTATGGCAGTGCCGCACAGGCAGCGGCCCGGTTTGGTGGTGAGGAGCCGGGCAATATCTATTCCCGTTTTACCAATCCCACGGTACAGGCGTTTGAATCCCGTATTGCGGCGATGGAAGGCGGTGAGCGTGCTGTAGCGACGTCGTCCGGCATGGCGGCCATCCTGGCGACCTGCATGGCGCTGCTGAAAGCGGGTGATCACGTGATTTGCTCGCGGGGCGTGTTTGGCACCACCAATGTGCTTTTTCAGAAGTACCTGGCGAAGTTCGGTGTGGACACCACCTTTGTGGGCCTGACGGATATGTCGCAATGGCAGGCTGCGGTGCGCCCTGAAACCCGGATGCTGTTCATCGAAACGCCAACGAACCCGTTGTGCGAAGTCGCCGACATGGAGGCACTGTCCGGGTTGGCCCGGGCGAATGACGCCTTGTTCGTCGTGGACAACTGTTTTTGTACACCCGTGCTGCAGCGCCCATTTGAGCATGGTGCCGATATCATCATTCACTCTGCCACCAAGTATCTGGATGGCCAGGGGCGCTGTGTCGGCGGTGTGGTTGTTGGTCCCAACAAGTTGATGGAGGAGGTTTACGGTTTCCTTCGTTCTGCCGGTCCCACCATGAGCCCATTTAACGCATGGGTTTTCCTTAAGGGCCTGGAAACCTTACCAATCCGTATGCGCGCCCATTGTGACAATGCGTTAGAGTTGGCAACGTGGCTTGAAGGGCAGGGCGCGGTGGACCAGGTATTCTATGCCGGTTTGCCTGACCATCCACAGCATGAACTGGCGAAACGCCAGCAAAGCGGGTTTGGTGGTGTCCTTGCCTTTACTGTCAAAGGTGGCCGGGAACAGGCATGGGCGTTCATCGATGCAACCCGGATGATCTCCATTACCGCCAATCTTGGCGACGTAAAAACCACGATTACCCATCCGGCTACAACCACGCACGGCCGCCTGTCCCCCGAAGACAAGCAACAGGCGGGCATTACCGAAAATCTGGTAAGGATCTCGGTGGGTATTGAAGCCATTGAGGATCTCAAGACCGATCTGCAACGCGGGTTTGAGGCTCTTGAAAATTACCGTCAGGGAACTGTCTGA
- a CDS encoding DNA translocase FtsK: protein MAESVKAKKSGELTEKQERFRRFLAQGAREGAVIALIALCIYLGMALVTFSLSDPGWASIGHDTSVQNYAGRTGAWLASLLRDFFGHVAFLFPVMIAGYALMLIRRRNDSIDMHMPLFLLRFGGFLLILLSATSLLSLYSVFGLGVTSGGVLGAAVSEAMVRFFNLPATTLLLIAIFLFALTVSTGLSWFWLMDQVGNLTLRTVNSTKNLFSSSGKEKPKPAAKAPAAPEPAKKPPEPPTVRDKVVTQKSPATGKSWWRRLLGLRPRADKAKASTPRPERKEPGLEGILPVDDAEPARLESFSSQDDTTPVAKPSAKGNSKSPGKSLKISPFKRDDQSAGGTNGVKSKQASLLEDIESTIPPITLLDPPEEHKERGYSEESLQHMSRLLEEKLADFGVSVEVVEVNPGPVITRFEIKPAPGVKVSKISNLAKDLARSLAVLSVRVVEVIPGKSVVGIEIPNEEREMVRLSEVLNARVFQDSSSALTLALGNDIGGNPMVANLAKMPHLLVAGTTGSGKSVGVNAMILSMLLKATPEEVRFIMVDPKMLELSIYDGIPHLLAPVVTDMKDAANALRWCVAEMERRYRLLASLGVRNLAGYNRKVRDAAAAGEPLLDPTWKPDEYLADDEQERPELETLPFIVVVIDEFADMMMIVGKKVEELIARIAQKARAAGIHLVLATQRPSVDVITGLIKANIPTRMSFQVSSKIDSRTVLDQGGAEQLLGHGDMLYLPPGSGLPVRVHGAFVDDDEVHRVVSAWKDRGEPVYVDDVLNGAEGENLPGVPNLSEGGGDSEGDALFDEAVAFVTEGRRVSISSVQRKFKIGYNRAANLVDAMEASGVVSAAGHNGAREVLAPPPPRD from the coding sequence ATGGCTGAGAGCGTAAAAGCAAAAAAATCCGGTGAGCTGACCGAAAAACAGGAGCGGTTCCGTCGCTTCCTGGCCCAGGGGGCCAGGGAAGGCGCGGTGATCGCCCTAATCGCCCTGTGCATTTACCTGGGAATGGCGCTGGTTACCTTCAGCCTTTCGGACCCTGGTTGGGCCAGCATCGGGCACGACACCAGTGTGCAAAATTACGCAGGCAGAACCGGTGCCTGGTTGGCCAGTCTTCTGCGTGACTTTTTCGGCCACGTCGCCTTTCTGTTTCCCGTAATGATCGCTGGCTATGCGTTAATGCTGATCCGCCGCCGCAATGACTCCATCGACATGCACATGCCGCTGTTCCTGCTGCGGTTCGGCGGTTTCCTGCTGATTCTGCTGTCGGCCACCAGTCTATTGTCGCTCTATTCGGTGTTCGGGCTAGGGGTGACGTCCGGCGGGGTGCTAGGCGCTGCGGTGTCCGAAGCTATGGTGCGCTTTTTCAACCTGCCGGCCACGACCCTGCTGCTCATCGCAATTTTCCTGTTTGCGCTGACGGTCAGCACCGGGCTGTCCTGGTTCTGGTTGATGGATCAGGTTGGCAACCTGACGCTCCGTACCGTTAACAGCACCAAGAATCTGTTCTCCTCTTCCGGCAAGGAAAAGCCCAAGCCAGCGGCTAAAGCCCCGGCCGCGCCCGAACCTGCGAAGAAGCCACCAGAGCCCCCCACGGTGCGGGACAAGGTGGTAACCCAAAAATCTCCTGCGACAGGCAAATCCTGGTGGCGGCGCCTGCTGGGCCTAAGGCCCCGAGCCGATAAAGCCAAAGCATCAACACCCCGCCCGGAGCGAAAAGAGCCGGGCCTGGAAGGAATACTGCCAGTTGATGATGCCGAACCGGCGCGGCTGGAAAGCTTCAGCTCCCAGGATGACACGACACCGGTGGCCAAACCGTCGGCAAAGGGGAATTCCAAGTCTCCCGGGAAATCCCTGAAAATATCTCCGTTCAAGCGGGATGATCAGTCTGCTGGCGGCACCAATGGCGTCAAAAGCAAGCAGGCGTCTCTGCTGGAAGACATTGAAAGCACCATTCCGCCCATTACCCTTCTGGACCCGCCGGAGGAGCACAAGGAAAGGGGCTATTCCGAGGAGTCGCTTCAACACATGTCGCGGTTGCTGGAAGAAAAACTCGCGGATTTCGGCGTTTCCGTGGAAGTGGTCGAGGTTAACCCAGGGCCGGTTATTACCCGGTTTGAGATAAAACCCGCGCCCGGCGTCAAGGTCAGCAAGATTTCCAATCTGGCGAAGGATCTTGCCCGTTCCCTGGCGGTCCTCAGTGTTCGCGTGGTTGAGGTGATTCCGGGCAAGTCGGTAGTGGGGATCGAAATACCGAACGAAGAGCGGGAAATGGTCCGGCTCAGTGAGGTGTTGAACGCCCGGGTGTTCCAGGACTCTTCGTCTGCCTTGACCCTGGCGTTGGGTAACGATATTGGCGGCAATCCAATGGTGGCCAATCTGGCGAAGATGCCCCACCTGCTGGTGGCCGGCACAACCGGTTCCGGCAAGTCGGTGGGCGTCAACGCCATGATACTGAGCATGCTGTTGAAAGCCACTCCCGAAGAAGTTCGTTTCATCATGGTCGACCCCAAGATGCTTGAGTTGAGCATCTATGATGGTATTCCGCATCTGTTGGCGCCGGTGGTCACCGATATGAAAGACGCGGCCAACGCGCTGCGCTGGTGTGTGGCGGAAATGGAGCGCCGGTATCGGCTGTTGGCGAGCCTGGGAGTACGCAACCTGGCTGGCTACAACCGTAAGGTTAGGGATGCAGCCGCAGCAGGTGAACCACTGCTCGATCCGACCTGGAAACCGGATGAGTACCTGGCGGACGACGAGCAGGAACGCCCTGAACTGGAAACCCTGCCGTTCATCGTGGTGGTCATCGACGAATTTGCCGACATGATGATGATCGTCGGCAAGAAGGTCGAGGAGCTTATTGCGCGAATCGCCCAGAAAGCCCGTGCCGCAGGCATCCACCTCGTCCTTGCGACGCAACGGCCATCTGTGGACGTTATCACCGGCTTGATCAAGGCCAACATTCCGACCCGGATGTCGTTCCAGGTGTCGTCCAAGATCGATTCCCGCACGGTACTGGACCAGGGCGGGGCGGAGCAGTTGTTGGGACACGGTGACATGCTCTACCTGCCCCCGGGCTCCGGGCTGCCGGTGCGGGTGCATGGCGCCTTCGTCGACGATGACGAAGTCCACCGCGTTGTCAGTGCCTGGAAGGATCGCGGCGAGCCCGTTTATGTGGACGATGTACTGAACGGGGCCGAAGGCGAGAACCTGCCTGGCGTGCCTAACCTGAGCGAAGGTGGGGGCGACAGTGAGGGAGATGCGCTATTCGATGAGGCGGTTGCCTTTGTCACCGAAGGTAGGCGGGTTTCAATTTCATCCGTACAGCGTAAATTCAAGATCGGCTATAACCGGGCCGCCAACCTGGTCGACGCCATGGAAGCATCCGGTGTGGTCAGCGCAGCCGGGCACAATGGCGCCCGGGAAGTTCTGGCACCACCGCCACCGAGAGATTAG
- the lolA gene encoding outer membrane lipoprotein chaperone LolA — protein sequence MRVSAKALWLITAFSALISVGTPAMAEDASAKAAADLSALLKNYESFQSDFIQIVVNENGNRVQESRGSLKAKRPGLFYWETREPHSQFVVSNGETVEVYDPDLEQVTIHNLDERVQTTPALLLSGEVDNLNETYRVSSRSPGEGTREFTLEPRSEDSLFVSLRLTFYNGELQEMRMQDSLAQLSVLSFEDIRLNAPVEDNAFTLNYPDSVDVIRDGA from the coding sequence ATGAGAGTTTCAGCAAAAGCCCTTTGGTTGATCACCGCGTTTTCCGCCCTGATATCGGTGGGCACGCCAGCCATGGCGGAAGATGCCAGTGCAAAGGCCGCAGCGGATCTGTCTGCGTTGCTCAAGAATTACGAATCCTTCCAGTCCGACTTTATTCAGATCGTGGTGAATGAAAATGGCAACCGCGTTCAGGAGAGCCGGGGTTCCCTGAAGGCCAAACGCCCTGGGTTGTTCTACTGGGAAACTCGTGAACCCCATTCCCAGTTTGTCGTTAGCAACGGCGAAACGGTGGAGGTCTATGATCCGGACCTCGAACAGGTCACCATCCACAACCTGGACGAGCGTGTTCAGACAACACCGGCCCTTCTGCTCAGTGGCGAGGTTGATAATCTCAATGAGACCTACCGCGTGTCCTCCCGCTCACCCGGAGAGGGCACCCGCGAGTTCACCCTGGAGCCGCGAAGCGAGGATTCCCTGTTCGTATCCCTGAGACTGACCTTCTATAACGGTGAGCTGCAGGAAATGCGTATGCAGGATTCACTGGCACAACTCAGCGTTCTCAGTTTCGAGGACATTCGCCTGAATGCCCCGGTGGAGGACAATGCGTTTACCCTGAATTACCCTGACAGCGTGGATGTGATCCGGGACGGGGCCTGA
- a CDS encoding replication-associated recombination protein A — protein sequence MQDSLFAEPQGFRPLAARMRPANLDEYVGQLHLVGEGKPLRRAVEQGQLHSMILWGPPGVGKTTFARLLANLSDLSFETVSAVLSGVKDIRLIVERAKERKRSEGRDTLLFVDEVHRFNKSQQDAFLPHIEDGTFIFVGATTENPSFELNSALLSRTRVYVLKNLDEADILELLERSLSSPEGLAGRFTVENSVLELMATASGGDARRALNILEVATDLAESDENGAARITSDHLEQVLQTSLRRFDKGGDVFYDQISALHKSVRGSDPDGSLYWLCRMLDGGCDPLYVARRLARIASEDIGNADPRALQIAMDAWEAQEQLGSPEGELALAQAVTYLALSPKSNAVYSAFNQCMADIRKDPDYEVPVHLRNAPTKLLKSMGHGDEYRYAHDELEAFAAGESYLPEAIYQRRYYEPVHRGLEIKLAEKRDRLDDWNRNSDRKRYPQR from the coding sequence ATGCAGGATAGCCTGTTCGCGGAACCGCAGGGTTTCCGCCCGCTGGCTGCGCGAATGCGCCCGGCGAATCTTGATGAGTACGTCGGCCAGTTACATCTGGTGGGCGAGGGCAAGCCGCTCCGCAGGGCGGTTGAGCAGGGACAGCTCCACTCGATGATTCTGTGGGGCCCTCCGGGTGTCGGTAAGACCACCTTCGCCCGCTTGCTGGCGAACCTCAGTGATCTCAGCTTTGAGACCGTATCGGCCGTTCTCAGTGGTGTTAAGGATATTCGCCTTATCGTGGAGCGGGCGAAAGAACGCAAGCGCAGCGAAGGTCGCGATACCCTGCTGTTTGTCGATGAGGTTCACCGTTTCAATAAAAGCCAGCAGGACGCGTTTCTTCCCCACATTGAAGACGGTACCTTCATCTTTGTCGGTGCCACCACCGAGAACCCTTCTTTTGAACTGAACAGCGCGTTGCTGTCCCGTACTCGCGTCTATGTACTGAAGAACCTTGATGAAGCAGACATTCTGGAACTGCTTGAACGTTCCCTGTCCTCACCGGAGGGGCTGGCAGGGCGATTCACAGTGGAAAACAGCGTCCTGGAATTGATGGCAACCGCGTCGGGCGGCGATGCCAGGCGTGCGCTGAACATTCTGGAAGTGGCAACGGATCTTGCCGAGTCCGATGAAAATGGTGCCGCCAGAATCACCTCTGATCATCTGGAACAGGTCCTGCAAACCAGCCTGAGGCGTTTCGATAAAGGTGGCGACGTTTTCTACGACCAGATATCGGCACTCCACAAGTCCGTGCGGGGCTCCGACCCCGATGGCTCCCTGTACTGGCTATGTCGCATGCTGGATGGCGGTTGTGATCCGCTGTATGTGGCCCGGCGCCTGGCGCGAATTGCCAGCGAGGACATAGGCAATGCCGACCCGAGGGCGCTGCAGATTGCCATGGACGCCTGGGAGGCCCAGGAGCAACTGGGTTCCCCCGAGGGCGAACTGGCGCTTGCTCAGGCAGTTACCTATCTTGCCCTTTCGCCCAAGAGTAACGCGGTCTATTCCGCCTTTAACCAGTGTATGGCCGATATCCGCAAGGACCCGGACTATGAGGTGCCCGTACACCTCCGCAACGCCCCCACCAAACTGTTGAAGTCCATGGGTCATGGTGACGAATACCGTTATGCCCATGACGAGCTGGAAGCATTCGCCGCCGGAGAATCCTATCTCCCCGAGGCCATTTACCAGCGCCGTTACTATGAGCCTGTCCATCGGGGCCTGGAAATCAAACTCGCCGAAAAGCGTGACCGGCTCGACGACTGGAACCGCAACAGCGACCGCAAACGTTACCCGCAACGCTGA